The following are encoded together in the Anguilla rostrata isolate EN2019 chromosome 19, ASM1855537v3, whole genome shotgun sequence genome:
- the nfyba gene encoding nuclear transcription factor Y, beta a isoform X2, with protein MQRMDGDSSTTDASQLGITGEYMAGSHYVLQSQDDDGDEGMNDHEDGNGSKDNFREQDIYLPIANVARIMKNAVPQTGKIAKDAKECVQECVSEFISFITSEASERCHQEKRKTINGEDILFAMSTLGFDMYVEPLKLYLQKFREAMKGEKGITPVSVGEGLGEELTDDSFTNQLPAGLITADGQQQNVMVYTTSYQQIPGVQQIQFS; from the exons ATGCAGAGG ATGGACGGAGACAGTTCTACCACCGACGCCTCCCAGCTGGGCATTACTGGAGAGTACATGGCGGGAAGTCACTACGTCCTGCAGTCTCAGGACG ATGACGGAGACGAAGGAATGAACGATCACGAAGATGGCAACGGCAGCAAGGACAACTTCCGCGAACAGGACATTTACCTCCCCATCGCCAACGTGGCCCGCATCATGAAAAACGCAGTTCCTCAGACAGGAAAG ATAGCGAAGGATGCTAAGGAGTGCGTGCAGGAGTGCGTGAGCGAGTTCATCAGCTTCATCACGTCGGAGGCCAGCGAGCGCTGCCACCAGGAGAAGCGCAAAACCATCAACGGCGAGGACATCCTGTTCGCCATGTCCACGCTGGGCTTCGACATGTATGTGGAGCCACTGAAACTCTACCTGCAGAAGTTCAGAGAG GCCatgaaaggagagaagggaatCACACCCGTGTCTGTGGGCGAGGGTCTTGGAGAGGAGCTCACAGACGACAGCTTCA CAAACCAGCTGCCAGCAGGTCTCATCACAGCTGATGGACAGCAACAGAACGTCATGGTGTACACCACCTCTTACCAGcag ATCCCTGGGGTACAGCAGATTCAGTTCTCCTGA
- the nfyba gene encoding nuclear transcription factor Y, beta a isoform X3: protein MDGDSSTTDASQLGITGEYMAGSHYVLQSQDDDGDEGMNDHEDGNGSKDNFREQDIYLPIANVARIMKNAVPQTGKIAKDAKECVQECVSEFISFITSEASERCHQEKRKTINGEDILFAMSTLGFDMYVEPLKLYLQKFREAMKGEKGITPVSVGEGLGEELTDDSFTNQLPAGLITADGQQQNVMVYTTSYQQIPGVQQIQFS, encoded by the exons ATGGACGGAGACAGTTCTACCACCGACGCCTCCCAGCTGGGCATTACTGGAGAGTACATGGCGGGAAGTCACTACGTCCTGCAGTCTCAGGACG ATGACGGAGACGAAGGAATGAACGATCACGAAGATGGCAACGGCAGCAAGGACAACTTCCGCGAACAGGACATTTACCTCCCCATCGCCAACGTGGCCCGCATCATGAAAAACGCAGTTCCTCAGACAGGAAAG ATAGCGAAGGATGCTAAGGAGTGCGTGCAGGAGTGCGTGAGCGAGTTCATCAGCTTCATCACGTCGGAGGCCAGCGAGCGCTGCCACCAGGAGAAGCGCAAAACCATCAACGGCGAGGACATCCTGTTCGCCATGTCCACGCTGGGCTTCGACATGTATGTGGAGCCACTGAAACTCTACCTGCAGAAGTTCAGAGAG GCCatgaaaggagagaagggaatCACACCCGTGTCTGTGGGCGAGGGTCTTGGAGAGGAGCTCACAGACGACAGCTTCA CAAACCAGCTGCCAGCAGGTCTCATCACAGCTGATGGACAGCAACAGAACGTCATGGTGTACACCACCTCTTACCAGcag ATCCCTGGGGTACAGCAGATTCAGTTCTCCTGA
- the nfyba gene encoding nuclear transcription factor Y, beta a isoform X1, translating to MREHGRRLTLTSNTTLASKMDGDSSTTDASQLGITGEYMAGSHYVLQSQDDDGDEGMNDHEDGNGSKDNFREQDIYLPIANVARIMKNAVPQTGKIAKDAKECVQECVSEFISFITSEASERCHQEKRKTINGEDILFAMSTLGFDMYVEPLKLYLQKFREAMKGEKGITPVSVGEGLGEELTDDSFTNQLPAGLITADGQQQNVMVYTTSYQQIPGVQQIQFS from the exons ATGAGGGAGCACGGTCGTAGACTAACCCTAACATCTAATACCACTTTAGCTAGCAAG ATGGACGGAGACAGTTCTACCACCGACGCCTCCCAGCTGGGCATTACTGGAGAGTACATGGCGGGAAGTCACTACGTCCTGCAGTCTCAGGACG ATGACGGAGACGAAGGAATGAACGATCACGAAGATGGCAACGGCAGCAAGGACAACTTCCGCGAACAGGACATTTACCTCCCCATCGCCAACGTGGCCCGCATCATGAAAAACGCAGTTCCTCAGACAGGAAAG ATAGCGAAGGATGCTAAGGAGTGCGTGCAGGAGTGCGTGAGCGAGTTCATCAGCTTCATCACGTCGGAGGCCAGCGAGCGCTGCCACCAGGAGAAGCGCAAAACCATCAACGGCGAGGACATCCTGTTCGCCATGTCCACGCTGGGCTTCGACATGTATGTGGAGCCACTGAAACTCTACCTGCAGAAGTTCAGAGAG GCCatgaaaggagagaagggaatCACACCCGTGTCTGTGGGCGAGGGTCTTGGAGAGGAGCTCACAGACGACAGCTTCA CAAACCAGCTGCCAGCAGGTCTCATCACAGCTGATGGACAGCAACAGAACGTCATGGTGTACACCACCTCTTACCAGcag ATCCCTGGGGTACAGCAGATTCAGTTCTCCTGA